The following coding sequences are from one Collimonas arenae window:
- a CDS encoding CBS domain-containing protein has protein sequence MKVSEILKVKGNILYTVTPDTPLIDAVNTMAEKDIGSLVVMEFGSLVGMLTFREVLVAIHQNGGAVGSNTVRKHMDDSPITVTPDTEVNEVRRIMLERHARYVPIMDARTLLGVMSFYDVAKAVLDAQGFENKMLKAYIRDWPSTTEE, from the coding sequence ATGAAAGTTTCCGAAATCCTCAAAGTCAAAGGCAATATCCTTTACACGGTGACACCCGATACGCCGTTGATCGATGCCGTCAATACGATGGCGGAGAAAGATATCGGATCGCTGGTGGTGATGGAATTCGGTTCGCTGGTGGGCATGCTGACTTTCCGCGAAGTGCTGGTGGCGATCCATCAGAATGGCGGCGCGGTCGGCAGTAATACCGTGCGCAAGCACATGGATGACAGCCCGATTACCGTCACCCCCGACACCGAAGTCAACGAAGTACGCCGCATCATGCTGGAGCGCCACGCGCGCTATGTGCCGATCATGGACGCGCGCACGCTGCTCGGTGTGATGTCGTTTTATGACGTGGCAAAAGCCGTGCTGGATGCGCAGGGTTTTGAGAACAAGATGCTGAAAGCCTATATTCGCGACTGGCCGTCGACCACAGAAGAGTAG
- a CDS encoding O-acetylhomoserine aminocarboxypropyltransferase, with translation MSSPHYPGFDTLSLHAGSAPDPATGARATPIYLTSAFVFKDSDHAASLFNMERAGHVYSRISNPTNSVLEERIAALEGGVAGIAVASGQAAMHLGLATIAGAGSHIVASRALYGGSHNLLSYTLKRFGIETTFVDPSDLDAWRAAIRPNTKVLFGETLGNPGLDVLDIPRIAALAHEHYLPLMVDSTFTTPYLLRPFDHGADLVFHSATKFLCGHGTAVGGLLVDGGTFDWQQAYDKSGRFAELCEPYEGFHGMVFSEESTVAPFSLRARREGLRDFGAVMSPHNAFAILQGVETLGLRMEKHVANTRKVVEFLAAHAAVESVAYPELPSHPGYALSKTLLPKGCGAVFSFNLKGDRAAGRRMVESLKIFSHLANVGDAKSLVIHPASTTHFRVPSEQLAAAGISEGTLRLSIGLENVDDLIEDLSYGLKMSQRTEHAGRKEK, from the coding sequence ATGAGCAGCCCTCACTACCCCGGCTTCGACACCCTGTCGCTACATGCCGGCAGCGCCCCAGATCCGGCCACCGGCGCACGCGCCACGCCGATTTACCTGACTTCGGCGTTTGTATTCAAGGATTCCGACCACGCCGCGTCGCTATTCAACATGGAGCGCGCCGGCCACGTCTATTCGCGCATTTCCAATCCGACCAACTCCGTGCTGGAAGAACGTATCGCGGCGCTGGAAGGCGGCGTTGCCGGGATCGCCGTCGCCAGCGGACAAGCTGCCATGCATCTTGGACTGGCCACCATCGCCGGCGCCGGTTCACATATCGTGGCCTCGCGCGCACTGTATGGCGGTTCACACAACCTGCTCTCCTACACCTTGAAACGCTTCGGCATCGAAACCACCTTCGTCGATCCGAGCGACCTGGATGCCTGGCGCGCCGCGATCCGGCCGAATACCAAGGTACTGTTCGGCGAAACGCTCGGCAATCCGGGACTGGACGTGCTGGATATTCCGCGTATCGCGGCATTGGCGCATGAACACTATCTGCCGTTGATGGTGGATTCGACGTTTACCACGCCTTATCTGCTGCGCCCGTTCGATCACGGCGCCGACCTGGTATTCCACTCCGCCACCAAGTTCCTGTGCGGACACGGCACAGCGGTCGGCGGACTGCTGGTGGACGGCGGCACTTTCGATTGGCAGCAGGCCTACGACAAGAGCGGCCGCTTCGCCGAACTGTGCGAGCCGTATGAAGGTTTCCATGGCATGGTGTTTTCGGAAGAATCGACCGTTGCGCCGTTTTCCCTGCGTGCGCGGCGCGAGGGATTGCGTGACTTCGGTGCGGTGATGAGCCCGCACAATGCATTCGCCATCCTGCAGGGCGTCGAGACGCTCGGCCTACGCATGGAAAAGCATGTCGCCAACACTCGCAAGGTTGTCGAATTCCTGGCGGCGCATGCGGCGGTCGAATCGGTCGCCTATCCTGAATTGCCTTCACACCCCGGTTACGCACTGAGTAAAACGCTACTTCCCAAGGGCTGCGGTGCTGTATTTTCATTCAACCTGAAGGGCGACCGCGCTGCCGGACGACGCATGGTCGAATCGCTCAAGATATTCTCCCACCTGGCCAATGTCGGCGATGCCAAATCGCTGGTGATCCATCCGGCTTCGACCACCCATTTCCGGGTTCCAAGCGAACAATTGGCTGCCGCCGGCATTAGCGAAGGAACGCTGCGCCTATCGATCGGACTGGAAAACGTCGACGATCTGATCGAAGACCTGTCGTATGGTTTAAAGATGTCGCAGCGCACTGAACACGCTGGCCGCAAGGAGAAATGA
- a CDS encoding DUF4126 domain-containing protein codes for MIDTLSSAALAGGLSWASGIRLYMALFIAGWFGRAGWIDLPQALQILESPWVIGVTGLLTAIEFLVDKIPGLDSVWDAIHTFIRIPAGAILAVAAMGHMDPAWTTVAALVGGTFALGAHATKAGSRAMINTSPEPLSNWTASFSEDATVLGGLWAAFFHPWLLFAFLILFFLFAIWLLPKLWRGIRWVFQRLAT; via the coding sequence ATGATTGATACACTTTCCAGTGCCGCCCTCGCAGGCGGTTTGTCCTGGGCCAGCGGCATTCGCCTGTACATGGCGCTCTTCATCGCTGGCTGGTTTGGCCGTGCCGGCTGGATCGATTTGCCGCAGGCCTTGCAGATATTGGAGTCGCCGTGGGTCATCGGTGTGACCGGATTGCTGACCGCCATCGAATTCCTGGTGGATAAGATTCCCGGCCTGGATTCGGTGTGGGATGCCATTCACACCTTTATTCGGATTCCGGCGGGCGCTATCCTGGCCGTAGCCGCGATGGGCCACATGGATCCGGCCTGGACCACGGTAGCGGCGCTGGTCGGCGGCACCTTTGCCTTGGGCGCGCATGCCACCAAGGCCGGCAGCCGGGCCATGATCAACACCTCGCCGGAGCCGCTGAGCAACTGGACCGCATCATTTTCCGAAGACGCAACGGTGCTAGGCGGCTTATGGGCGGCGTTTTTCCATCCCTGGTTATTGTTCGCATTCCTGATCCTGTTTTTCCTGTTTGCGATCTGGCTGCTGCCCAAATTATGGCGCGGCATACGCTGGGTATTTCAACGATTGGCTACTTGA
- a CDS encoding MFS transporter, with protein sequence MSKSSQFSLLRQRRFAPFFWTQFFGAFNDNVFKTALLTILTYEALSWTSMNVSLLNNLIPGLFILPFVVFSATAGQLADKFEKSRLARYVKVLEIVIMSIAAVGWMTHTLWLLILAIVGMGVHSTIFGPVKYAYLPQQLRQDELVGGNGIIEMGTFVGILLGEVLGAVLVVHKPWGIELVAGGTVTIAIVGWLFSRGIPLTPAAEPALKINWNPITETARNLSFSRKNRPVFLAMLANSWFWFYGAIVLAQFPLYAKNYLHGDHSVFVLLLTVFSLGVGAGSLLCERLSGHKVEIGLVPFGAIGLSVFGLDLFLASLGYTNTAAVDMGGFVQQHGSWRILFDCVMIGLFGGLYIVPLFAVIQTRCDRRHLSRTIAGMNIMNALFMVVAALVAMVLLQSGFTIPQIFLVTAILNAIVAIYIFTVVPEYLVRFIAWILIHTIHRVKTINRDLIPDEGAAVLVCNHVSYVDAIVIMAASPRPIRFVMDHRIFKIPVLAWVFKTAKAIPIAPAKENPQLMERAFDQIAAALADGDLVCIFPEGKLTSTGEMNEFRGGIKKIVDRTPVPVIPMALSGLWGSMWTRSAGNPFHRSFKRGPLSALQLAVGEPVAPAQATPEYLQQQVQALRGAWQ encoded by the coding sequence ATGTCCAAATCCAGTCAATTTTCCCTACTTCGACAGCGACGCTTTGCACCATTCTTCTGGACTCAGTTTTTCGGTGCATTCAACGACAACGTGTTCAAAACTGCGTTGCTGACGATCCTGACTTACGAAGCGCTGAGCTGGACCAGCATGAACGTCAGCTTGCTGAACAACCTGATTCCCGGTTTGTTCATCCTGCCGTTCGTGGTGTTTTCGGCGACCGCTGGCCAACTGGCCGACAAGTTCGAGAAATCGCGTCTGGCGCGTTACGTCAAGGTGCTGGAAATCGTCATCATGTCGATTGCCGCGGTCGGCTGGATGACGCATACCTTGTGGCTGCTGATTCTCGCAATTGTCGGCATGGGCGTGCATTCGACGATCTTCGGGCCGGTCAAGTATGCATACCTGCCGCAGCAGTTGCGCCAGGATGAACTGGTTGGCGGCAATGGCATTATCGAAATGGGAACCTTCGTCGGTATCCTGCTGGGCGAAGTGTTGGGTGCGGTGCTGGTGGTCCACAAGCCGTGGGGCATTGAGCTGGTGGCCGGCGGCACGGTGACGATTGCGATTGTCGGCTGGTTGTTCAGCCGCGGCATACCGCTGACACCGGCGGCGGAGCCTGCACTGAAGATCAATTGGAATCCGATTACCGAAACGGCGCGCAATCTCAGTTTCTCGCGCAAGAACCGTCCGGTGTTCCTGGCGATGCTGGCCAACTCCTGGTTCTGGTTCTACGGCGCCATCGTGCTGGCACAATTCCCGTTGTACGCCAAGAACTACCTGCACGGCGACCATAGTGTGTTCGTATTGCTACTGACCGTATTTTCACTCGGTGTTGGTGCCGGTTCGCTATTGTGCGAGCGCCTGTCCGGCCATAAGGTCGAAATCGGCCTGGTGCCGTTCGGCGCGATCGGCTTGTCGGTATTCGGCCTGGATCTGTTCCTGGCCAGTCTCGGTTATACCAATACCGCCGCGGTCGACATGGGCGGCTTTGTGCAGCAGCATGGTAGCTGGCGCATCCTGTTCGACTGCGTGATGATCGGCCTGTTCGGTGGCTTGTACATCGTGCCGCTGTTCGCCGTGATCCAGACTCGCTGCGACCGTCGGCACCTCTCACGCACGATTGCCGGGATGAATATCATGAATGCCTTGTTCATGGTGGTGGCCGCCTTGGTGGCGATGGTGCTGCTGCAATCCGGTTTTACGATTCCGCAGATTTTCCTGGTTACGGCAATTCTCAATGCCATTGTCGCGATTTACATTTTCACGGTGGTGCCGGAATACCTGGTGCGTTTCATCGCCTGGATCTTGATCCACACTATCCATCGGGTGAAGACCATCAACCGCGACCTGATTCCCGACGAAGGCGCCGCGGTGCTGGTTTGTAACCACGTCAGTTATGTCGACGCCATCGTCATCATGGCAGCCAGCCCGCGCCCGATCCGTTTCGTGATGGATCACCGCATTTTCAAGATTCCGGTGTTGGCCTGGGTTTTCAAGACCGCCAAGGCGATCCCGATTGCGCCGGCCAAGGAAAACCCGCAGCTGATGGAGCGCGCTTTCGACCAGATCGCGGCAGCGTTGGCGGATGGCGACCTGGTCTGCATTTTCCCAGAGGGCAAGCTGACCAGCACCGGCGAAATGAATGAATTCCGCGGTGGCATCAAGAAGATAGTTGACCGCACTCCGGTGCCGGTCATTCCTATGGCGCTGAGCGGCCTGTGGGGCAGCATGTGGACCCGCAGCGCCGGCAATCCTTTCCATCGTTCTTTCAAGCGCGGTCCGTTGTCGGCGCTGCAACTGGCGGTGGGCGAACCGGTGGCGCCGGCGCAAGCCACGCCTGAGTATTTGCAACAGCAAGTGCAGGCCTTGCGCGGCGCTTGGCAGTAA
- a CDS encoding ABC transporter permease, whose amino-acid sequence MILFQSLRMTQRDWRAGELRFLLIALIVAVASLSAVGFFVDRMRAGMTRDAHQLLGGDLLISADQRITPSWRDEAARRQLTLADTVVFPSMAIAGEDDATRSQLASLKAVSAGYPLRGNLVVSDRVGGADETTHQIPAAGTVWLDSNMLIALNLAVGDPLKLGDRTFKIAKVLVVEPDRGSGFINFAPRVMLSMADLASTNLIQDGSRVTYRLLLSGAARQIQDFQKWVESDISRENLKGVRIEGLENGRPEMRATLDRGEQFLSLVGLLSALLAAVAVAMAARRFMLRHLDACAMLRCLGLTQGQVTQLYLLEFLLIGVAGSVIGVLLGFGAHFMLLELLGKFVSSDLPPASAMPALQGLITGLLLLIGFALPPILQLRNVPHNRVIRREQDAPQTMVLATYALGTLTFIGLLLWQAGDLKLGLLTALGFLGGFGVFALLGWLALKASRHVRGLSRNPSWRFALTALQRRPVATVVQIVALSLGLMALLLLTVIRGDLIGAWRQATPVDAPNRFVINIQEDQRAEITHRLQAIGIAQPELFPMIRGRLTQVNDKPITADTYPDDRAKRLVDREFNLSTMNQLPEQNTLTAGHWFTDQQPAASVEEGLAKTLNLKIGDRLQFDIAGQLVSAPITSLRKLEWGSMRVNFFVILNPKLMADMPQTWITAFNLPDTHLNFANQLTRDFPNLTVVDIGSVIKQIQGVIDQVVAAVEFLFLFTLASGALVLYAALVGSQDERTREAGLLRALGATRKQLSQSQWIEFALVGSLAGFLAATGAAAIGWALAHYVFNFTWTFSPLVWLAGMAIGAACTFAGGWVGLRHVLNQPPLQTLREA is encoded by the coding sequence ATGATTTTATTTCAATCCCTACGCATGACCCAGCGCGATTGGCGCGCCGGTGAATTACGCTTCCTGTTGATTGCCTTGATTGTGGCCGTTGCCTCGTTGTCGGCAGTCGGCTTTTTTGTCGATCGCATGCGCGCCGGCATGACGCGTGATGCACACCAGTTGCTTGGCGGCGATCTACTGATTTCGGCGGATCAGCGCATAACGCCAAGCTGGCGCGACGAAGCGGCACGTCGCCAGCTGACCTTGGCCGATACGGTCGTGTTTCCCAGCATGGCGATTGCCGGTGAAGATGATGCTACCCGCTCGCAGCTCGCTTCCCTGAAAGCAGTCAGTGCCGGTTATCCGTTGCGCGGCAATCTTGTCGTTTCCGACCGCGTGGGCGGCGCCGACGAGACTACCCACCAGATACCGGCGGCCGGCACGGTGTGGCTGGATTCCAATATGCTGATCGCGCTGAACCTGGCGGTCGGCGATCCGCTCAAGCTGGGCGATCGCACCTTCAAGATTGCCAAAGTGCTGGTGGTCGAACCGGACCGCGGCAGCGGCTTCATCAATTTCGCGCCGCGCGTGATGCTGTCGATGGCTGATCTGGCCTCCACCAATCTGATCCAGGATGGCTCGCGCGTGACTTACCGTTTGCTGTTGAGTGGCGCAGCGCGACAGATCCAGGACTTCCAGAAGTGGGTCGAAAGCGATATCAGTCGCGAGAACCTCAAGGGCGTGCGGATCGAGGGCCTGGAAAACGGCCGGCCCGAAATGCGCGCGACGCTGGATCGCGGTGAACAATTCCTGTCGCTGGTTGGATTGTTGTCGGCGTTGCTGGCTGCAGTAGCGGTGGCGATGGCGGCGCGCCGTTTCATGCTGCGCCATCTGGATGCTTGTGCGATGCTGCGCTGCCTGGGGCTGACCCAGGGCCAGGTGACGCAACTGTATCTGCTGGAATTCCTGCTGATCGGCGTGGCCGGCAGCGTGATCGGTGTACTGCTGGGCTTCGGCGCGCATTTCATGCTGCTGGAATTGCTTGGCAAGTTTGTCTCCAGCGACCTGCCGCCGGCCAGCGCGATGCCGGCGCTGCAAGGCTTGATTACCGGTCTGCTGCTGTTGATCGGCTTTGCCTTGCCGCCGATCCTGCAACTGCGCAATGTCCCGCATAACCGCGTGATTCGGCGCGAACAGGATGCACCGCAGACGATGGTGCTGGCCACCTATGCCCTCGGCACGCTGACGTTTATCGGCTTGCTGTTGTGGCAGGCCGGCGACTTGAAACTGGGTTTGCTGACCGCGCTCGGCTTCCTTGGCGGATTCGGTGTGTTTGCATTGCTGGGCTGGCTGGCGCTGAAGGCGTCGCGTCATGTACGTGGCTTGTCGCGCAACCCGAGCTGGCGTTTCGCACTGACCGCGCTGCAACGGCGCCCGGTCGCTACCGTCGTGCAGATCGTCGCCTTGTCGCTGGGCTTGATGGCCTTGCTGCTGCTGACGGTGATCCGCGGTGACCTGATCGGCGCCTGGCGCCAGGCCACACCGGTTGATGCGCCGAACCGTTTTGTGATCAATATCCAGGAAGATCAGCGCGCCGAGATCACGCATCGCCTGCAGGCAATCGGTATCGCCCAGCCGGAACTGTTCCCGATGATTCGCGGCCGTCTGACGCAGGTCAACGACAAGCCGATCACGGCCGACACCTATCCTGACGATCGCGCCAAGCGCCTGGTGGATCGCGAGTTCAACCTGTCCACCATGAACCAGTTGCCGGAGCAGAACACACTCACCGCCGGTCATTGGTTTACCGATCAGCAACCGGCGGCTTCGGTTGAAGAAGGCCTGGCTAAAACGCTGAACCTGAAGATTGGAGATCGCCTGCAATTTGACATCGCCGGCCAACTGGTCAGCGCGCCAATCACCAGCCTGCGCAAGCTGGAATGGGGTTCGATGCGAGTCAATTTCTTTGTCATCCTCAATCCCAAGCTGATGGCCGATATGCCGCAGACCTGGATCACCGCATTCAACCTGCCGGACACGCACCTCAATTTCGCCAACCAGTTGACGCGCGATTTCCCGAATTTGACCGTGGTCGATATCGGCAGCGTCATCAAGCAGATCCAGGGCGTGATCGACCAGGTGGTGGCGGCAGTCGAGTTTCTGTTCCTGTTTACGCTGGCGTCTGGCGCGCTGGTGCTGTATGCGGCGCTGGTCGGTTCACAGGACGAACGGACCCGTGAGGCGGGCCTGCTGCGGGCACTAGGCGCAACGCGCAAACAGTTGTCGCAGTCGCAATGGATCGAATTCGCGCTGGTCGGCAGCCTGGCCGGTTTCCTGGCTGCGACTGGCGCGGCGGCAATCGGCTGGGCGCTGGCGCATTACGTGTTCAACTTCACCTGGACCTTCAGCCCGCTGGTTTGGCTGGCCGGCATGGCGATAGGTGCGGCCTGCACGTTTGCCGGCGGCTGGGTCGGATTGCGGCACGTCTTGAACCAGCCGCCGTTGCAAACCTTGCGCGAAGCCTGA
- a CDS encoding nucleoside hydrolase gives MKNKTTEDAVMARRNFLTQSGKLLGGSLLLSAMPMGSALAADAAPLPLIIDTDPGADDVIALLLALSARDQLDVRALTTVAGNVQLSYTSRNARMVREWANRPDVPVYAGSARPMLRTPIYAAEVHGAEGVTGVKVFEPKQPLAEGNAVQYLIDTLASAKPKSMTIVTLGPQTNLALALIQNPQIGQGIREVVMMGGAHFNGGNITPVAEFNVFADPHASDVVFKSGLPITVIPLDVTHKMLTSPERIAHLRKIGNQAGKIAADILDAYVEHDIKQYGLPGGPVHDATTIGYLLRPEMFKGRMVNVEVDTREGPTFGQTVVDYYHVTQRPANARWITEGDAQGFFDLLATRLARLS, from the coding sequence ATGAAGAACAAGACTACGGAGGACGCCGTTATGGCCCGGCGCAATTTTCTTACCCAGAGTGGCAAGCTGCTTGGCGGCAGCCTGCTGTTGAGCGCGATGCCGATGGGTTCGGCGCTGGCGGCAGACGCCGCACCGCTGCCGTTGATCATCGATACCGATCCTGGCGCCGATGATGTGATCGCCTTGTTGCTAGCCTTGTCGGCGCGCGATCAGCTCGACGTGCGGGCGCTGACTACAGTGGCCGGCAATGTCCAGTTGAGTTACACCTCGCGCAATGCGCGCATGGTGCGCGAGTGGGCCAATCGGCCTGACGTGCCGGTCTATGCTGGCAGCGCGCGGCCAATGTTGCGCACGCCGATCTATGCTGCCGAAGTGCATGGCGCCGAAGGCGTGACCGGGGTCAAGGTGTTCGAACCGAAGCAGCCGCTGGCCGAGGGCAATGCAGTGCAATACCTGATCGATACGCTGGCAAGCGCCAAGCCGAAAAGCATGACGATCGTGACGCTGGGCCCGCAAACCAACCTGGCCTTGGCGCTGATCCAGAATCCGCAAATCGGCCAGGGCATCCGTGAAGTAGTCATGATGGGCGGCGCCCATTTCAACGGCGGCAATATTACGCCGGTGGCGGAGTTCAACGTGTTCGCCGATCCGCATGCCAGCGATGTCGTATTCAAGAGTGGATTGCCGATCACGGTGATCCCGCTGGACGTCACCCACAAGATGCTGACCAGCCCCGAGCGCATCGCGCACTTACGTAAGATCGGCAACCAGGCCGGCAAGATCGCCGCCGACATCCTCGATGCCTATGTCGAGCACGATATCAAGCAATACGGCCTGCCGGGCGGCCCGGTGCACGATGCGACCACCATCGGCTATCTGTTGCGGCCGGAGATGTTCAAGGGGCGCATGGTCAATGTCGAGGTCGATACGCGCGAAGGGCCGACCTTCGGCCAGACCGTGGTTGACTACTACCACGTCACTCAGCGCCCGGCCAACGCGCGCTGGATCACCGAAGGGGATGCACAGGGTTTTTTCGATTTGCTTGCCACCCGGCTGGCCCGCCTGTCTTGA
- the aroC gene encoding chorismate synthase, with protein MPGNTFGSLFSVTNFGESHGPAIGCVIDGCPPGMELSEADIQPDLDRRKPGTSRHVTQRQEPDTVEILSGVYEGKTTGTPIALLIRNQDQRSKDYGNIIETFRPGHADYTYWQKYGIRDPRGGGRSSARLTAPIVGAAAIAKKWLLQQYGTTFKGCMSQLGELPITFESWEHVPNNPFFAANISQIAELEAYMDALRKDGDSCGARIDVVASNVPVGLGEPLYDKLDAEIGYAMMGINAVKGVEIGAGFASVAQKGSQHGDEITRHGFLTNNAGGILGGISSGQDITVSIAIKPTSSIRTPRQSIDKQGNPATVETFGRHDPCVGIRATPIAEAMLALVLMDHALRNRAQCGDVRVAQLVDSK; from the coding sequence ATGCCCGGCAATACTTTCGGCAGTCTGTTTAGCGTCACCAATTTCGGCGAATCTCACGGCCCGGCCATCGGCTGCGTGATCGATGGCTGTCCGCCGGGAATGGAATTGTCGGAAGCCGATATCCAGCCGGACCTGGACCGCCGCAAGCCCGGCACTTCGCGCCATGTGACCCAGCGCCAGGAGCCGGATACCGTCGAGATACTGTCCGGCGTCTACGAAGGCAAGACCACCGGCACGCCGATTGCGCTGCTGATCCGCAACCAGGACCAGCGCAGCAAGGACTACGGCAATATCATCGAGACCTTCCGTCCCGGCCATGCCGACTACACCTACTGGCAAAAATACGGCATCCGCGATCCACGCGGCGGCGGCCGTTCGTCGGCGCGGCTGACGGCGCCGATTGTTGGTGCCGCGGCAATCGCCAAGAAATGGCTGCTGCAGCAATACGGCACCACGTTCAAGGGCTGCATGAGCCAGTTGGGCGAATTGCCGATCACGTTTGAATCCTGGGAGCACGTACCCAACAACCCGTTTTTTGCCGCCAATATCAGTCAGATCGCCGAACTTGAAGCGTATATGGATGCGTTGCGCAAGGATGGCGATTCCTGCGGTGCACGCATCGATGTGGTGGCCTCCAACGTTCCGGTCGGCTTGGGCGAACCGCTGTACGACAAGCTCGATGCCGAGATCGGTTACGCGATGATGGGCATCAACGCCGTCAAGGGCGTGGAAATCGGCGCAGGCTTTGCCTCGGTGGCGCAAAAGGGGTCGCAGCATGGCGACGAAATCACCCGCCACGGTTTTCTGACCAACAACGCCGGCGGCATCCTGGGCGGCATTTCGAGCGGTCAGGACATCACCGTCTCGATCGCCATCAAGCCGACTTCCAGCATCCGTACGCCACGCCAGTCGATCGACAAGCAGGGCAATCCGGCCACCGTTGAGACCTTCGGCCGCCACGATCCTTGCGTCGGCATTCGCGCTACGCCGATTGCCGAAGCGATGCTGGCGCTGGTCTTGATGGACCATGCGTTGCGTAACCGCGCGCAATGCGGCGATGTCCGTGTCGCGCAACTGGTCGATTCCAAGTAA